The region TGGAAGACAGCGATTTATCAATATCATATGCCTTGACTAGTTCTTTATTCAACGCATAAACCTTTAATAAAGATACTTGATAAAACCATAGCCATGCATCAGCCACTAATATTATAGGATTATTTATCCGTATGAGTTTTTTAGCAGCTTTGCTCGAGATAATATATCCATGAGTACATGATGCATTATAGACCTCATAAAAAAAATAATCTTGGGTGATATTTATTTTTCTATTAGTAAATCTTAATCCTGAAGGATATAATAAAAAAACATCTCCTTGTCTCTTATTTTTAATATTTGAAAACTGTCTTAAAAACACATTAATATCTTGGGGGATTTCGACATCATCTTCTAAGATGAGAGCGTAATCGATGTTATCATCTAATATTTTTTTATATATTTTTTGATGGCTCAAGGCACAACCTATTTCGCCCTTAGAAAGATAATTAATACTAATATGATGGATCTTTGATCTCAACTCACTGTTACTTAGCTCTCTGCCATCAACTGCATTAATTATTTCGTAATCAAGTTTAGCTTTTATGCATTCATCCTGTATCTGATCTCTTTTATTTTTATCTCTTTCCAAGTTTACTACAAATGTCTTCATGGTAATTACCTTATGATAATATTAATTGGCTAGCGTATATCAATAACAATGAAAAAATCAAGAATAACTTACACCATAGGTGTAGTATGAATAAAAAGTTATCTATAATAATCATCACAAAAAATGAATCCGAACTCATAACAGAGTGCCTGCAATCTGCCAATTGGGCAGATGAGATCATTATCGTAGATTCTGGCAGCACTGATTCTACGGTAGAAATAGCTCGTCAATATGGTGCTAGAGTCTATCAACACAATGACTGGCAGGGATATGGCAAACAAAGGCAACGAGCACAGAGCTATGCCAGTGGAGACTATATCTTTTTCATTGATGCTGATGAAAGAGTAACCCCTGAACTACGTCAATCCATTGAAAGCGTGCTACTCAACTCCAATCTAGACGATAAAATCGTCTACTCTTGCGCGCGACAAAATCTCTTTCTTGGCCGCTTTATGAAACATAGCGGTTGGTATCCCGATAAAGTAATACGACTCTACGCAAATCATCACTACCAGTATAATGACAACCGCGTACATGAATCATTGGATTATGGTGATGCTCCTATTCAGCATTTATCTGGAGATCTTAAGCATTTAACCTGTCGTAATTTTTCGGCATTCCAAGAAAAACAGTTACGTTATGCTTCTGCGTGGGCAAAAGAACGTTATGAAAAAGGTAAATCTTGCAGTTATATTGCGATATTTACTCACACCATTTTCTCATTTTTAAAAACGTGGATATTCAGAGCGGGTTTTTTAGATGGAAAGCAAGGATTGTTGCTCGCATTTGTCAATGCTCAGTATACCTTTAACAAATACACCGAACTGTGGTCACTAAATAACAACAAATAAAGCGAAATATATTTCCCATAAAATATAAATTAAATTTTAAAATCATCAATAGATATATTTTTTATTTTTTTAAAAACCAAGGACGACACAGTGATGAAAATACCTAAAAAAATCCATCAAATATACACTAAAGGCATACATGAGTTGCCTGAAGAAATATTAGCATCTATAGATAACCTGAAAAAAATAAATCCTGAATGGACATATTTTTTTTATGATGAAAATAAAATATTAACATATATAGAAAATCATTACGGGAAAGAAGTGCTGAGTCTCTATTTAAATATAGATCCTAAGTATGGTGCAGCCAGAGCTGATTTATTTCGCTATCTATTGATTTATATCGAAGGCGGTGTTTATCTGGATATTAAAAGCTCATGTTTGATCCCACTTAACGATGCCATTGCAGAAGATTGTGAGATACTGCTATGCAGTTGGGATAATAAAGCATGTGGCTGTGATAAAAATATGGGGATACACAAAGAGTTAGATTTCTTAAAATGTGGCGAATACCAACAATGGAACATAGCCTCAGTACCTAGGTCTCCTTATATAAAATCTGCAATAGATGAAGTTATTCATAGATTAAAAATTTACAAACCCTGGATTTACGGTGTAGGAATGAAAGGCGTGCTAAATACTACAGGCCCAGTTCCATTTTCTATTGGTATTGAAAAAATCAACAAAACCGAATTCTTCTACCATGAAGAAAACCATCGAAACATCGGATTAAAATATCGTAATGTTACCGATGATATAATAAGAAAGTTTAACAGTAATCATTACAGTAAGCTAAAAGACTCCATTGTTATGCTAGAAGGGAAAGATAAATTATATTATAGATTATGGTTATTACTGGTTTACCCACTACAGCGGCTAAAGAAAAACATTATTAATGAAAGCAAAAGCGTAATAAGAAAAATAAAACGTATCTTCTGTGAAAAATCCCAATAGCTACAAACGTCTTATAAATCAAGGTCCGGGCAGATAGCACAGTTGGCTCTTCTAGTTCGTTCGATTGACTGTTTAATCCGAACGCTATCCAATAGCCACAGCCATGTACGTATCTGTCCGCATTTTTTAGGAAATGCGTCAGAGGAATAAGTGCATCCGTTTTACAAATAGCCTTATCCTCACGAACCCGATAAAATCCCCCCAGCGATAACCGATAACAGTAGATCTTATGTTACAAACTCTCTACACCATCATCCTGTACCTCATCCAACCGTTGATTTGGCTTCGCCTGTGGCTTCGTGGCCGCAAGGCACCTGCTTATCGTCGGCGTTGGGGTGAACGCTACGGTTTTTGTGCAGAGAAGGTTAAACCAGACGGTATCATGCTGCATTCGGTCTCAGTGGGTGAAACATTAGCAGCCATTCCTTTAGTGAGAGCATTGCGTCATCGTTATCCTAATCTGCCGATCACGGTAACGACAATGACACCCACTGGCTCTGAGCGCGTGCGTTCCGCTTTTGGTGACACGGTCTATCACGTTTATCTGCCTTATGATTTACCTTGTGCCCTGAAACGTTTTTTTGATCAGGTTCGTCCAAAAATCGTCATCATTATGGAAACCGAACTATGGCCAAATCTGATCGCGGAGCTGCATAAACGCGAAATTCCGCTGGTCATTGCCAATGCTCGGTTATCAGAACGCTCTGCGGCGGGTTACAAAAAGATCGGTAAGCTAACGCGTCAT is a window of Pectobacterium punjabense DNA encoding:
- a CDS encoding glycosyltransferase family 2 protein, with the protein product MNKKLSIIIITKNESELITECLQSANWADEIIIVDSGSTDSTVEIARQYGARVYQHNDWQGYGKQRQRAQSYASGDYIFFIDADERVTPELRQSIESVLLNSNLDDKIVYSCARQNLFLGRFMKHSGWYPDKVIRLYANHHYQYNDNRVHESLDYGDAPIQHLSGDLKHLTCRNFSAFQEKQLRYASAWAKERYEKGKSCSYIAIFTHTIFSFLKTWIFRAGFLDGKQGLLLAFVNAQYTFNKYTELWSLNNNK
- a CDS encoding glycosyltransferase family 32 protein, with the protein product MKIPKKIHQIYTKGIHELPEEILASIDNLKKINPEWTYFFYDENKILTYIENHYGKEVLSLYLNIDPKYGAARADLFRYLLIYIEGGVYLDIKSSCLIPLNDAIAEDCEILLCSWDNKACGCDKNMGIHKELDFLKCGEYQQWNIASVPRSPYIKSAIDEVIHRLKIYKPWIYGVGMKGVLNTTGPVPFSIGIEKINKTEFFYHEENHRNIGLKYRNVTDDIIRKFNSNHYSKLKDSIVMLEGKDKLYYRLWLLLVYPLQRLKKNIINESKSVIRKIKRIFCEKSQ
- a CDS encoding glycosyltransferase family 25 protein; amino-acid sequence: MKTFVVNLERDKNKRDQIQDECIKAKLDYEIINAVDGRELSNSELRSKIHHISINYLSKGEIGCALSHQKIYKKILDDNIDYALILEDDVEIPQDINVFLRQFSNIKNKRQGDVFLLYPSGLRFTNRKINITQDYFFYEVYNASCTHGYIISSKAAKKLIRINNPIILVADAWLWFYQVSLLKVYALNKELVKAYDIDKSLSSIETERLLLLNEKEKYQMGVIKKQPFYYVIKYYHKYIRRIFLKKEKA